GGAGAAAGCTGCGGAAATGGGAAAGAAGCCGCTGGCCACGATAATCGCGCACGACCACGTCGCGATGGAGCCATATCAGTTCCCGATTGCGCCGGCATACGCGGCAAAGAAGTTGCTGGACAAGGCCGGATTGAAGGTGGACTCGATCGACCTATGGGAGTGCAACGAGGCATTCGCCGCGGTGGTGCTGGCTTGCGGGAAGATCCTCGAATGGAACGAGGACAGGGTGAACGTTAACGGCGGCGCGATCGCGCTGGGCCATCCCATCGGCATGAGCGGCGCGCGGATAATCATGACGCTCGCCTTCGAGCTGAGGCGCCGGGGCGGCGGCAAGGGCGTCGCCTGCATCTGCAGCGGCAGCGGCCAGGGCGACGCGGTGCTGATAGAGGTGGATTAGCCGGCGAGTTTATCGGTCGCCTTGCTAAAGTATTACAGGACTTGTTTGCTGGACGTTGATCCAATGCGCATTATCCAGTGATACTGCGCAACAAATATTCACATCCATCGCGCGGGACAACCAACCTTCTCCCACGGCTTCCGCCGCGAGCCGAGCCATGCGCCGAGAATCGCACAGAGTGCCAGAGCAACTATGGCAATCAAGGCAACGGCGATGACATAGTAAACTGCGTGTGACGTCAGCGCGGGAATGTTGTATTCAATAAAAGTCCCCTCGGCAATCTCCTCCTGCCGGCTGGCCGCCCCCTCGAAGACCCAGCGAAGTTCATACAAAAGGACCGGCAGGAGCGCCGAAACGAGCATGGCTTCGCAAAACGATCCCGCAACCGGTTTTGCAGAATTTGACGCTTCGCGTAAATATTTGACGATTGCGTTGGAAGACGTGCAATTGGACTTCGGAAATGGGATTTGGTTCGCGGCGGGAATTCAAATTTGCGGCGTAAATGCCGCGCCCTTTATGCGTCTCGCTGAGTCCCGAATTCAAAACGTCAGTATCCTGTCCGAGCCGGCGATCCACCGCACGAGGTCGGGCAGCGTGCTTACCTGCGCTTCGGGGATGATTTTGTCGTGCGGAATGCCCGCGCGGTCGAGACATGTCCCGCACGCCCGCAGCTCCGCGCCCCGTCCTAGCGCCTCCCGCAGGAACCCGTGCGCCTCGTCTCCGGCCGCGGCAAGGTCGCCATGCGCGATCCATACGCCGTCGTTCATCAGGAAAACGCGGGTGGGCATCCCCATCTCCTGGGCTTTGTTTGCAATGCGGGCGGCGTTCCAGGCGACGTCGGTGCCGTCGCCGGGCCGGCGGTTGAGAACGATTAGAAGGGCCATCGGGCGCTCTCCGGAAATGGAATAAAGACGCGGAGATTATAGCCCCGCGGCGCGTAAGGATGCATGGAAGGCCGCGGATTTGCGCGGATGCCCGCGGATGGGGATTGGATTACGGGATAACATACCTAGGAATTGTCTGACGCCATATCGAAGCCCGGCAGCTTCTTGCGTTCATTTGAATACACAAGCCGCTTGAAGGTTGGCTCCGGGCCGAAATTCAGAACATAGCCGACTTGGATCTTCGTGGCGCGAAGATAGTTCATTATCTGCGCCTCGCAGGATTTGTCAATCGCCTTACCAGTCTTCAATTCCAAAATCACCTTCTTCTCGACCACGATATCCGCACGGAAGTCCCCGACCAACTGTTCCCGAAAATACACCGGTATCGGACACTGTGATTCGATGAAAAGACCTGCATCTCTCAGCGCAATAGCCATTGCATTTTGATAAACGGATTCAAGGAATCCTTGCCCCAGTTCGTTGTACACGTCGTAAAACACGCGCAGAATTTGATTTCCGAGCGCCTTGTAAAGGAACTTGCTTGTGCTTTCACTCAATTTCAAATCCACTTCCTGCATCGGCGCATTTTAGCAGTAGATTCAAAGAAACAGGTCGAATGCTTGCCTTAAATCCGTGAAAATCCGCGCGAATCCGCGGCGAAACCGATGTTCTATAATCTCCCGGCTTAATTCCAGTCGAGGTGGTTCCAATGTGCGTTTCCGGCGTTAGAGTTTCCAAGGCGGTGCTTGAAATCGAGCCGAAGGTTATCGAGTGGCGGCGCGACTTCCACATGCATCCGGAAATCGGGATGCTCGAATTCCGCACGAGCGAAAAGGTGCAGGCGCACCTGTCGGCGCTTGGAATTCCGTTCAAGGTGTACGCCGGGACGGGCGTCGTCGGGCTGCTGGACAGCGGCAAGCCCGGGCCGACGGTGATGCTGCGCGCGGACATGGACGCGCTGCCCGTCGAAGAGGAAAACGACATACAGTACAAGTCGCAGAACCCGGGATGCATGCACGCGTGCGGCCACGACACGCACATGGCGATGCTGATGGGGATCGCGCAGGTGCTGAAAAACGAGGGGCTTTCGCGCGGGCGCGTCAAATTCTGCTTCCAGCCCGGCGAAGAGGGCCGCGACGGCGCGAAGCTTATGATCGCGGACGGGCTGTTCCGCGACGAGCCGGTGCCCGACGTCGCGCTGGGGATGCACATCTGGAACAATCTGCCCGCGGGCGAGGTGGCGGTGCTCGACGGGCCGTGCATGGCCAGCGTGGACGAGTTCGAAATATTCGTGCGCGGGGTGGGGGGGCACGCGGCATACCCGCACCAGACGGTGGACCCTATTGTGATAAGCGCGCAGATAATCACGGCGATGCAATCCATCGTCAGCCGCACCGTGGCGCCGATGGACAAGGCTGTTCTTTCGATTTGCGAGGTGCATGGCGGCACCGCGTTCAACATCATCCCGCCGGAGGTCGTGCTGCGCGGCACCGTGCGCACGTTCCTGCCGGAAACCGAGGCTGCGATACGCAGGCAGGTGGAGGAGATGCCGCCGGCGATAGCGAAATCCATGGGGGGGGAAGCGGAAGTGAACTACATCGTCAAACTGCCCTCGACGATAAACGATCCGAAAGTCGCCGGATTCGCGCGCAGGATCGCCGCGGGTATAGTTGGCGATGCGAAAGTCGTGGACACCGAGCCCTCGATGGGCGGCGAGGACTTCAGCCTGTTCGGGAGGCAGGTTCCGGCGGCGTTCGTCTTCCTCGGCAGCAGGAATCCGGAGAAAGACGCGACGATGCCGCACCACCACCCGAAATTCAACGTGGACGAGGACATGTTCAAGGTCGGCGTGGAGCTGGGCGTCCGGTTCGCGCGGGAGTGGGGGTAGAAGGGGAAAACAAATGGCGAAGATAAAGGGATTTGATTGCATCGAAATGAAGCGCAAAGCGTCGCTGAAGCTTCACGAAGAGCTTTCCTGTTTATCTGGATCGGAGCGGAAAGCATTTTGGGATGAAATTCTTAGAAGAATGATCTCCGAACGAGACCGCGACCGCGCCGCGCACGCAAAGTCGGAAGCCAAGAGGCCCGCAGCCTCGGGAAAGAACTAGCCATCCAATAGTTCGACTTTAAACAAACATTGCTCCGCTTGCGTGCGGTCTATTTTTCGATACCAACAAGGTTGAACATCGGCAAGTAGAGGGATATCACTACCGTTGCCACCACAGCGCCGACGGCGATAATCACCCCTGGTTCGACAAGGTTGCGCAGGTTCAGCGTCATTA
The sequence above is a segment of the bacterium genome. Coding sequences within it:
- a CDS encoding DsrE family protein → MALLIVLNRRPGDGTDVAWNAARIANKAQEMGMPTRVFLMNDGVWIAHGDLAAAGDEAHGFLREALGRGAELRACGTCLDRAGIPHDKIIPEAQVSTLPDLVRWIAGSDRILTF
- a CDS encoding GxxExxY protein, with translation MQEVDLKLSESTSKFLYKALGNQILRVFYDVYNELGQGFLESVYQNAMAIALRDAGLFIESQCPIPVYFREQLVGDFRADIVVEKKVILELKTGKAIDKSCEAQIMNYLRATKIQVGYVLNFGPEPTFKRLVYSNERKKLPGFDMASDNS
- a CDS encoding amidohydrolase — its product is MCVSGVRVSKAVLEIEPKVIEWRRDFHMHPEIGMLEFRTSEKVQAHLSALGIPFKVYAGTGVVGLLDSGKPGPTVMLRADMDALPVEEENDIQYKSQNPGCMHACGHDTHMAMLMGIAQVLKNEGLSRGRVKFCFQPGEEGRDGAKLMIADGLFRDEPVPDVALGMHIWNNLPAGEVAVLDGPCMASVDEFEIFVRGVGGHAAYPHQTVDPIVISAQIITAMQSIVSRTVAPMDKAVLSICEVHGGTAFNIIPPEVVLRGTVRTFLPETEAAIRRQVEEMPPAIAKSMGGEAEVNYIVKLPSTINDPKVAGFARRIAAGIVGDAKVVDTEPSMGGEDFSLFGRQVPAAFVFLGSRNPEKDATMPHHHPKFNVDEDMFKVGVELGVRFAREWG